The segment AACTATATCcatgtaattaaatatttattaagtgataaaGTTATAAATCACTTaatcaaatattattttatgtagaaattgaaagcatgatttaaataaatgaaataataaaaatatttattgaagTGATTGATTATTTAACACTCTATTAAATATCTTTCTTATTTTCATTTATTAGTATTTTGACTTAAAGTACAAATCAAATAAGAAAAGATATTTATTGAAGtgataattaattaaatcactttATTAGATCTTTtccttatttgcatttattgagCAAGTCAAAGATATTTTTCACATTTATGAAGGATTGCAGGCCTGTTCAGAGATATTTAGGGGCCATTTAATGTGCAATTAAGAGCTTTTATGGCAGGAGATGGGGTGGCTTGACTTTTTTCTCAAGCACATCCCTTTTCAGACTTGTTTAGggccctaaaaagtgggtttttTGTGTTTACTCGACCAAGAGGAGGTGGAGTTTTATATTCATTGACTGCTTTGGGAAAGCATATATATCTCATGGTCTTCATTATTAGGAGTTCttacctttttgcttttgacatattgtaattttttgagttcttttgCAGAAGTATACAGTTTTGTAATCCATTTTGGAGAGAAATATAGATTGGTGACACCTTTTGGCAGTGATAATAGCTTGTGCCTTCTCATTTTTATGTTACTGTGTGTCTTTAGTGTTATGCAGTTTCCTGTGGTGATGTTTTGTCCTTAAAATTGCATTTCATGTTGATGCCTTATGCAAAAATACACATATTTTGCAGGTTGTGAGTTGTGTTAATCATAAGAATCAATGTTAAATTGTGAGGAAGTGATTTTTCTCCTACTAAGAACTATGATTATTTAGCCTTCTCATGAATTGTTGATGCAGAATTGTGTATGATTGGGTTGTGTAGGAAAGTCATTTATATTGTTATATTGTGTGTCATTTGTTTGCGTGAGTCTCAAGATATCATATGGTGCACCACCTAGGATTAGATTTCATTTTTCATTACCTCTTTCTTACTTTTCCTCTGCAAGGTGTTAGTTTAGGTGAAGTACTTAAAAAGAACCATCTTACTCTGGAGGTCCACTTCATCTTAGGTCACCCACAACCTTGAAGTGTTCCCATGTATCAATAGGTTGTTGAAGTTCATAGCTTTGGTAAGCGTGCAAGCTTAATTGATAACAATTATATAATTTGACCTACCCCTATATGGAAATATACTCAATCATGAATGTGAAGAAGTGTTTGTTTGAACCTTCAATATTGAATGAAGAAGAGTGTGGTGTATTAGCATTGATAGATGATATAGTTCTATAAGAAAAAGAACTGTAAGATTGCATCATTTTAGACAAGAACGTAAGCAAAACAAGGCATGGGGAACATGAGGCATGGGTAGTTGGGATAAAAGGGCAACTTCCAAGAAACGATAACTAGAATTTTAATTATAATCTACAAAAGATATGGCCACATTGTTTACTCCTTGAGCTTTTGAAGACAACGAAAAACTAAAAGGGGTAGTATGATCCAAAACTTAGGTCTTATCATTCTAGATCAACGAGATCAAGGACAAACACTTTAGCTATGAAGATGACTAGCATTTTGGAGATAATATTGTAATAAATCTACAAAGTCGTGATGAAAAAAAGTTGTAAATAGGTCAAGGGATTGTTTGAAGTGATCTAAAGCATCTCAAGTATCTCCCTAGTGAATTATAAACATGTACCCtaagtaaaaaaaaatcaaatatggtgAATTTGTTACTTGATACACATGGTAAAGGTGtaaaaaaccacatcatatcatgTTTAATGTCAATGAGAATGAATAATATTTAATGTTAATGGGAATGAAAATGCTAaatgtatagatcaatgattgtaTTATATGAGTTCATAATATGCTCtagatgtaaatgtaaatgtatatgtatatgcataagcatatatgtgtttatgtgtgtgtgtgtgtgttcacatGAATAATTGTTTTTTTCATCTTATAGAGAATATACCTCTACACAAAAACTTTAGTAAGTTATATCATACAAGTGTTTGGATTATGTACTTGTGCAATAAGGATTAACTATATACAtctattcaaacattcaattgaTTTTTTTCTAACTTTGAGGTCAATTTATAATATGACATTGCACATATTTTAGAGGAAATTAATTATAATGGAAATGATTTTATGAGGATGATGGTGACAATGATGATAATTTTGCCAACAATTATTGATGATTAGATTTTAAAATgttttatataataaatttatcAAGTAATATTTGAAAATCATCCAAGTTTTGATGtaatttcttaaaaagaaacaaattattatattttaaatttgttttctatAAAAGAAAAAGACTTATTAAAAAAACATTTTCACCCAATTACATTGAATGGGATAAGCACAAAGTTTAAGATTTACATTATATTATTAACCAACATTAACTAAAAATTTAAAAGATATGACTAGTTTTATAATCCTCTTCACTTGAGATGAAGATGGGTCAAGTTTCATGCAATAGCTCAATGGGCTTAGGTTTTCTCTGAAAACTAATCCTTCTCCCTCCCAGAAACATCCAAAAATTTACCGCTGACGGATTATTTCTCATACTCTTGCCTTCTAGAAAGTGTTTTTTTGTCCAAGAGATGTGCTAGCACATACTCCAAGGATTGCATGCCTTCATGTATAAGAATGTTGTCACTATCAACAAACAAAATTATTTGCACAGCAATTATTTTTTCAATTGTGTTACTTTTTTTattggattatttaattaattgctttGTTTGATATACAAAAATTATATATTCCTTTTTCATCACATTTAGTTTTTTTATAAGTTGACTATGTTTTTTCAtggcattttttttcaaaaaatgtgaaaaaaaacaGAATAATAttgctatttaaaaaaaaaaggtgatcggcattgcccctagtttaacaCAAGGTAGTCAATGGACCCTTGATTGTGAAATTGAAAGGTTTCTAATGAGTCCACCAAGTATCAAGTCTTACTGATtgcaaggctccgacatcataagggatgaagccaggattgtgttgtggacaaaTTTGATGGAATGGATATCCCTCAATCCTTGGCTCTTGACTAAAGAATCATTGTACATAaacaaagaataaaagaagttTAATACAAGATTACACTTGATACATTTTGCATACAGATTAGCAGCAGGATGCAAAACCAGTAATCTTATTTGTATATTGTAATCATGACTGACATAATAACTCACTTGTACATAGTGCTCATCTTCAATATCAATGACCTTAAGAACTCTTCCCTGCAGCTCAGAATGTTGAAAATCAGAGCATAGGATGGACGGGTATCAAATATTTGATAAATCGTCTTTGAATCATTGGCATTTTTGTGTGTAGTCACTAAAGGCAGGTTCCCATCATTTTTGTGCTCATTCTCCAAGAGCCAGCTCAACCTGATTGGAGTCCATTGATATATATGGTCAgtattaatttctttaaatttgGCGAATTTTATTGACAACAAAGGGTTGCATCTCTGCAATATCTAGAAGGATAGTCTGCAATCATGGACAACGTGCTCAGCCACCATTTGCAACATTGTTGTTGCTCAATCTATATTATTTTGATATGCTATTATCAGGTTTAAGCGTCCTTTATAAAGCCCCAGATGTTTGTTTAGCCAGATTGCTGTGAGTGGTCCCCTCAAAGTTTGGCTTTAGGAATGGGTGTGGCTGTTGCTTCCATGTTGCTTTGGGAGATATACTGGATCTAGGGGAACAACGGCGGAAAAGTATGCAATGTTATAATAAATGGGTTTTTCAAAGGGTTTTCTGTAACTTACACTCAAGCCATATATTCTGACAAAGAAAGCTATAAATTTGCTGGTAATACAACTAAAAATTGATTCAGATTTTAGGTTTTGCTAGGAAATCTTGAAGACCCCATACTTGCATTGTCGTATACATTAATGTATTATATTAATGTATCTTACAAGATTTATTCTTAAGTCACAAGATAACATAGAGAATGTAAGTTCAAGGAAACTGCCTTTTAATCTTTACCTTTCTATTCAAACAAAGAAAAGTATAAATTTGCCTGTAATGCAAATAACAGTTGATTTGGACTTCAGATTTTCCCAGGAAGTCTTGAAGACCCCTTACTTgcattgttatatgcttttatataTTAATGTATCTTACAAGATTTATTCTTTAAGTCACAAGATAATGTAGAGAATGTAAATTCAAATTTCAAGCAAACTACATTTTGATCTTTACATTTTTCTGATATACACACGTGCTCATCTAGTGACCATAATCCAATAGCCATACACATGCTCATCTAAGTGACTGTAATCTAATAGCCATACAGATGCTCATTTATTGACTGCATAaaccaaaagccatatggacattaCACGACCTCAAAATATGATCATATATCATGTGTGTATTTATGAACTGCTATATCCCATGTAATGGTTTTCTGTAGTGTGGCCATATATGACACCTTTAGATATAATAAATTATACATAAATACTATACATATTTAATAGTATGTTAAGTTACATATAATGTATAATTATGTATTTTATGTGTTAGATCCATTGTGTTTGGGTGCATTTCCTGCAGCAGTGAACACGCCCTGATTATGGATTTAGATTGGCTCCAAGAAGACTTGGATGCAAATCTCCACATCCTCACACCCAAAATGAATGAGATCTGAGTTCATAGGATATGGCCAATGGGGTGAAATCCAATTAACACTGGCCAATTTTGCTGGAAAATCTAAATACTTATTTGATCCTTATTAAATAAAATTCCGCCAATGAGCATGACATCAGACTTCTTAATGTTTTTTCAATGAAAGATCGTCACCATGCAATTGCAGCcagaaagattgtcttatgtgtcacCTGCCAACTTCATTGAGTCGACATAGTTCCCAAAGAAACCATAACAATGGCAACTAATGCCGAGAGAAAATTGTCTATTCTTGAATGTGCACATAAATTTGTTTCTAATAAAATTCACTCTCAAAAATAGGCAAGTTAAGAGCATATGAGAGTAAATTTATCGAAAAATACTGGAAATGCAAGAAGTTTTGGAAGCAATCTGTGCCCAAAGCTATCCGTCCTAGCAAGAGTGATGCCACTCTAATTGGCCTGTAAAGCTCCTTTCGAGCTTTTCAGGTCTCAATTTGTTTATAAACTTGCTAAAATATCGGTATCAATTGGTTAACCAAGTCAAATACTGGCTTGGAACACATTATGGCACTTATTTTTTAAGCATTGTGATTATAGAACTTCAGCGGTCATTCTTGGTCATAATTCATATCCTGTCATAACTCAACCCTCAATGCTGACTTGTACCAATGGTTCCTGCCCATTTGTAAGTCACACAGTGGTAAACCAGAACTGATAACTCAAGGATAACTTTGCAGTACCGTTTCTCCAATTTAACAACAACGCTCTCAACATGCTTGCCTCCAGAACATACAAATATAAAAGGATACAAAATGTCACAAATAGCAACAAATTTTAGAGATATTGTCATCATACGTATtcattctgtaatgtccccttttgttaATTACCCTAGTTTTGCCCTAGATCACTATTCTTAGTTAACAAGGGAGGGTTAGAGAGAGggtacttttatcttcttaaagggAAGACCTGCAACAAGTTAGAAAACAAGCTACAGTCGTAATACATAAAGTAAATAACATTTACAGATTAAACTATAAATCAAAATGTAGAGATCATGAACACAAATCACAAGTTGCTATTTGATTAAAAGATTCTCTAAGCTAATTAAAACAACCCCTAATCATAGTAAGCTAGGATGGATAACTTGATAGGATGTCTTAACCGTTCTCCCTCGATCAAGCCACACTTGATAGGGTGTCTTAACTGTTCTCCCTCAATAGAGCCACACTTGATAGGGTGCCTTATCAACCGTTCTCCCTATTCAAGCCACATCTGATAGGGTGCCTTGTCAACCATTCTCCCTATTCAATCCTTCATAACCATGGCTGACTACAATAATCAGacatgatatgtatatatatatatatatatatatatataaaacattatATTAGAGTTTACACCATATTAACCACAATAAATCTCACAGTATGAGTTGGAAATGAACAGATTGGAGATACACGCAGTATACTATATTGAGTAGTCAAAGTGATCTGCTATCAATGGTAGTATGCAGGAAACATTATCAGAAATATGCACAGAGATCTCATACTAGAATATCCCTTTATCTCCCTGATGGTTGCAGGTTCAATCTGTTCTTTTAGGCTCCTTTTTTCTACGATTGTTCGATGCCTTCTTCAAATGTGGTGGAGGTTATTTATCCTCCCTTAAGGCAGCGATACCCTTAATTTGCTATCATTATTGGTTGCTCATAATTAAATGTGAATCAATAATTAATTCAAGACTCCTCCTATTAGTCTTTCATTAAGTATGACTGTTATACATAAGTGcggtctatattaatattactattaaattatgcataagaacattattaggCTTCAtttattaagcatacatattaagcacatccccatgcataccaccaagaacaaggatgttactgcctgtaacttagtaACAGTtcagatctgatctgatcgatggtgatattACTGGAggtttttgattcctttcctttatatcacttaatgtgagggagaggtcatacctcttcatcatgtatgccctttggcaagagatatACCCTtttaccattagcaccctttgaaagagtgcaactctccattgtttctgccctttgaaagggtcacaacctttcacaatcagatctgcactaaTTTAAATCAGATCTACACTTCTCATTCACAAATtctccccccttcaaatgagttctcttctcccttttatacctcatatttggggaaGTCATAACTCATCAtatcatgccttttgaccattcattatcttaatcaaattttaatcatatttaattatattattttatattttaatttaatttttatttttattcttttgtattttaattttgtttattattaaatcATATTTCAAAGTGGGACCATTACGCATTCGTAAAACTTGAAGAAACTTAATTCTCCTTGTCTTTAGAATGTGAATATTGCTTGAACTTTCTTACAGAAACTCAAAATGCACTCTCAAAACAAAATCAAGTGAAACAATAGCATCCATTATTCAATTGtgcaaatttcaaatatttcaacaCAAAAAAAGTGGCATAGACAAAGCCTCATCTAAACTGTATCGAATTGCATATTCTTCTGGAAGGTGCTTCTAAGACCTCCTGATGCCAAGAGGTACTGGAATTTTTTCTTCCACAAAACTGAAGACTTAAGAATCAGATCACATCAATGGATCAAAAAATTATAAGACAAAATAGCACATGCAACTATTCAGTTTAGCAATATTCTACATCACTAGCATTTTTAGACCCACAATAATGAGTCATTCTGCAACGGAAATTCATAATAAGACCCTTTATGTTGGCTTGTCAGTAATGCTGAGGCAATAAACTTTTCTCATGAACAAAATAGACGAGAAAATAAATAATCATGGCAACCTTGAGCAGTGTCCAAAACTGGGGCAGTCTGATAAGCTTCTTCGATTGGACGATCCATGTGTCTCTTCAAGATCTTCTCTGCAACTTTGGAGATGCGGTGTTGAGTAGATGCTGCCTCTAGTGGCCCAATCAAATTAAGTCTAGTTGAAGCCGAAAGCAAATCTCGCAACATCACAAATAAGTATGCTTGTTGTGTAGTGAATGAATCAAATCCCAGGAGACCACAGATGACACCAAAAACTGAAGCATGATGAACATGGACCATAACAGGTTTTCGAGCACATGTCCGCATCTGTTTGAAATCTGAAATTTCAGTAAACACGGTTGATGCTACACGCAGAAGCGCAGATCCTTGAGCAATTGATGCCTTCCTTGCAACTCCATTGCTCAAGGTTGCATGCAATATTAGATCGAGTTTAATCCAATTTTCAATGTTAGGATGTTTGTTAGCTTCGTAAACAAATGGTAAAAGTAAGCTTGCAGTATTCTCCACTGTATTAACTGCAAAAGCTTCTAATGATTCTGCATTAGGAACTACTCGTGCCTGAACTGCAGCTTCAAGGCCATAAGAGTGGGCAAATCCACCAGTTGGAagaatggaatcaagaatttgccaTAGGCTCCATCTAGAGAAAATATGCTTTGTTGACGTTTGAACATCACACATATCCACCGGTAGTTGATCTGAGTGATGACATTGGTTCTCTTCCATATAAGTTGCATTTGTCTGGTTCTCTTCCACATAAGTTGCATTTGTCGCTACAGTGCCAGTAACATGACTCATGTTTACAAGGTGCTAACCTTACTAACAAGGTCTTTGAACACAAATTTGACATGAATTTGTATGGCAAGTTAGGAATTCCATCTTATACCTTATCTTCAGTAATCCAAATTGTGCATCTGTACTGCCTTCATAAAACAAGAACTTGATACTCAGCTTCTAGtttattctttttcaaaaaaagGAGTAACTGATT is part of the Cryptomeria japonica chromosome 10, Sugi_1.0, whole genome shotgun sequence genome and harbors:
- the LOC131045554 gene encoding urease accessory protein F translates to MSHVTGTVATNATYVEENQTNATYMEENQCHHSDQLPVDMCDVQTSTKHIFSRWSLWQILDSILPTGGFAHSYGLEAAVQARVVPNAESLEAFAVNTVENTASLLLPFVYEANKHPNIENWIKLDLILHATLSNGVARKASIAQGSALLRVASTVFTEISDFKQMRTCARKPVMVHVHHASVFGVICGLLGFDSFTTQQAYLFVMLRDLLSASTRLNLIGPLEAASTQHRISKVAEKILKRHMDRPIEEAYQTAPVLDTAQGCHDYLFSRLFCS